A DNA window from Canis lupus dingo isolate Sandy chromosome 2, ASM325472v2, whole genome shotgun sequence contains the following coding sequences:
- the LOC125752937 gene encoding mitochondrial import receptor subunit TOM34-like, with the protein MSSQLECGHFQHSGGHTGCTTLTAPGCKPMGHLPVRKKDEAAGLYSRALRALQAQGCSNPEEESILFSNRAACHLKDGNCRDCIKDCTSALALIPFSMKPLLRRASAYEALEKYPLAYVDYKTVLQIDDKVASALEGINRMTRALVDSLGPQWRLKLPSIPLVPVSAQKRWDFSPPEYQKEIAKSKFKETTTAKTTVPSAGDVERARALKEEGNELVKKGNHKKAIEKYSESLSFSDMESATYSNRALCHLVLKQYKEAVKDCTEALRLDGKNVKAFYRRAQAYKALKDYKSSFEDISSLLQLEPRNVPAQRLRQEVNQSLN; encoded by the exons ATGAGCAGCCAGCTGGAGTGTGGGCATTTTCAGCACTCTGGGGGACACACCGGCTGCACTACACTCACAGCCCCTGGCTGCAAGCCAATGGGACACCTGCCAGTAAGAAAGAAAG acGAGGCCGCGGGGCTCTACAGCCGCGCGCTGCGGGCGCTGCAGGCGCAAGGTTGTTCGAACCCTGAAGAAGAAAGTATTCTCTTCTCTAACCGCGCCGCGTGCCACCTGAAGGATGGCAACTGCAGGGACTGCATCAAGGATTGCACTTCAGCGCTGGCCCTGATTCCCTTCAGCATGAAGCCCTTGCTGCGGCGAGCATCGGCCTATGAGGCTCTGGAGAAGTACCCCCTGGCCTACGTCGACTATAAGACTGTGCTGCAGATTGATGACAAGGTGGCCTCGGCCCTAGAAGGCATCAACAGAATGACCAGAGCTCTCGTGGACTCACTGGGGCCCCAGTGGCGCCTGAAGCTGCCCTCTATTCCCCTGGTGCCTGTTTCAGCCCAGAAGAGGTGGGATTTCTCGCCTCCGGAATACCAGAAAGAGATAGCTAAAAGCAAATTCAAAGAAACCACAACTGCAAAGACCACAGTGCCTTCTGCTGGGGATGTGGAGAGAGCCAGAGCTCTGAAGGAAGAAGGCAATGAGCTTGTAAAGAAGGGAAACCATAAGAAAGCTATTGAGAAGTACAGTGAAAGCCTCTCATTTAGTGACATGGAGTCCGCCACATACAGCAACAGAGCACTCTGCCATCTGGTCCTGAAGCAGTATAAGGAGGCAGTGAAGGATTGCACAGAGGCCCTCAGGCTGGATGGAAAGAACGTGAAGGCGTTCTACAGACGAGCACAAGCCTACAAGGCACTGAAGGACTATAAATCCAGCTTTGAAGACATCAGCAGTCTCCTGCAACTTGAGCCCAGGAACGTCCCTGCCCAGAGGTTGCGGCAGGAAGTTAACCAGAGTTTAAACTAA